Proteins from a single region of Lelliottia sp. JS-SCA-14:
- the gcvH gene encoding glycine cleavage system protein GcvH, whose amino-acid sequence MSNVPAELKYSKEHEWLRKEADGTYTVGITEHAQELLGDMVFVDLPDVGATVSAGDDCAVAESVKAASDIYAPVGGEIVAVNDALSDSPELVNSEPYTGGWIFKIKANDEAEVEALLDATAYAALLEDE is encoded by the coding sequence ATGAGCAATGTGCCAGCAGAACTGAAATACAGCAAAGAACACGAATGGCTGCGCAAAGAAGCCGACGGCACTTACACGGTAGGCATCACCGAGCACGCGCAAGAGCTGCTGGGTGACATGGTCTTCGTGGACCTGCCGGACGTCGGTGCGACCGTGAGCGCGGGAGACGACTGCGCCGTGGCGGAGTCGGTGAAAGCCGCGTCTGACATTTACGCGCCAGTGGGCGGCGAAATCGTGGCCGTCAACGACGCGCTGAGCGACTCCCCGGAGCTGGTCAACAGCGAGCCGTACACCGGCGGCTGGATCTTCAAAATCAAAGCCAACGACGAAGCAGAAGTTGAAGCGCTGCTGGATGCGACCGCGTACGCAGCCCTGTTAGAAGACGAGTAA
- the gcvP gene encoding aminomethyl-transferring glycine dehydrogenase translates to MTQTLSQLENRGAFIERHIGPDAQQQQEMLKTVGADSLNALIGQIVPKDIQLATPPQVGDATTEYAALAELKAIAGLNKRFKSYIGMGYTPVQLPPVILRNMLENPGWYTAYTPYQPEVSQGRLEALLNFQQVTLDLTGLDIASASLLDEATAAAEAMAMAKRVSKLKNANRFFVAADIHPQTLDVVRTRAETFGFDVIVDDAEKVLDHQDVFGVLLQQVGTTGEVHDYTSLIAELKSRKIVVSVAADFMALVLLTAPGKQGADIVFGSAQRFGVPMGYGGPHAAFFAAKDEFKRSMPGRIIGVSKDAAGNTALRMAMQTREQHIRREKANSNICTSQVLLANIASLYAVFHGPVGLKRIASRIHRFADILAAGLQQKGLKLRHAHYFDTLCVEVADKAGVLARAEAAEINLRSDILNAVGITLNETTSREDIQALFTVLLGDAHGLDVDALDKDVAHDSRSIQESMLRDDAILTHPVFNRYHSETEMMRYMHSLERKDLALNQAMIPLGSCTMKLNAAAEMIPITWPEFSELHPFCPADQAEGYHQMIGQLSDWLVKLTGYDALCMQPNSGAQGEYAGLLAIRHYHESRNEGHRDICLIPSSAHGTNPASAQMAGMEVVVVACDKNGNIDLADLRAKAEQAGEKLSCIMVTYPSTHGVYEETIREVCEVVHQFGGQVYLDGANMNAQVGITSPGFIGADVSHLNLHKTFCIPHGGGGPGMGPIGVKAHLAPFVPGHSVVQIEGMLTRQGAVSAAPFGSASILPISWMYIRMMGAEGLKQASQVAILNANYIATRLKNAYPVLYTGRDGRVAHECILDIRPLKDETGISELDIAKRLIDYGFHAPTMSFPVAGTLMVEPTESESKVELDRFIDAMLAIRGEIDRVKQGEWPLEDNPLVNAPHTQNELVAEWNHGYTRELAVFPAGVANKYWPTVKRLDDVYGDRNLFCSCVPMSDYQ, encoded by the coding sequence ATGACACAGACTTTAAGCCAGCTTGAAAACCGTGGCGCTTTCATTGAACGTCACATTGGGCCGGATGCTCAGCAACAGCAGGAGATGCTGAAGACAGTTGGCGCGGATTCGTTAAACGCACTGATCGGCCAGATCGTGCCCAAAGACATTCAGCTTGCCACGCCGCCGCAGGTGGGTGACGCGACCACTGAATACGCCGCGCTGGCAGAGCTGAAGGCAATTGCCGGCCTCAACAAGCGCTTTAAGTCTTACATTGGCATGGGCTACACCCCTGTGCAGTTACCGCCGGTGATCCTGCGCAACATGCTGGAAAATCCAGGCTGGTACACCGCCTATACCCCTTATCAGCCGGAAGTCTCTCAGGGACGTCTGGAAGCGCTGCTGAACTTCCAGCAGGTGACGCTGGATCTGACCGGTCTGGATATCGCCTCCGCCTCTCTGCTTGATGAAGCGACCGCCGCCGCCGAAGCGATGGCGATGGCAAAACGCGTCAGCAAACTGAAAAACGCGAACCGCTTCTTCGTCGCTGCCGATATCCATCCGCAGACGCTGGACGTAGTCCGCACTCGCGCGGAAACCTTCGGCTTTGACGTGATTGTCGACGACGCTGAAAAAGTGCTGGATCATCAGGATGTGTTCGGCGTGCTGTTGCAGCAGGTCGGCACCACCGGTGAAGTCCACGACTACACCAGCCTGATCGCTGAGCTGAAATCCCGCAAAATTGTGGTCAGCGTCGCCGCTGATTTTATGGCGCTGGTACTGCTCACCGCTCCAGGCAAACAGGGCGCAGACATTGTCTTCGGCTCTGCACAACGCTTTGGCGTACCGATGGGCTACGGCGGCCCGCACGCGGCCTTCTTCGCGGCGAAAGACGAATTCAAACGCTCCATGCCTGGCCGTATTATCGGCGTGTCGAAAGACGCCGCCGGTAACACTGCGCTGCGCATGGCGATGCAGACTCGCGAGCAGCATATCCGCCGCGAGAAAGCGAACTCCAACATCTGTACTTCTCAGGTGCTGCTGGCCAACATCGCCAGCCTCTACGCCGTGTTCCACGGCCCGGTCGGCCTGAAACGTATCGCCTCCCGCATTCACCGCTTTGCCGATATTCTGGCGGCGGGCTTGCAGCAGAAAGGGCTGAAGCTGCGTCATGCCCACTACTTCGACACCCTGTGTGTGGAAGTGGCCGATAAAGCGGGCGTGCTGGCGCGCGCCGAAGCCGCTGAAATTAACCTGCGCAGCGATATCCTGAACGCGGTTGGCATCACCCTGAACGAAACCACGTCCCGCGAAGATATTCAGGCGCTGTTCACCGTTCTGCTGGGCGATGCCCACGGTCTGGACGTGGATGCCCTGGATAAAGATGTGGCGCACGATAGCCGCTCCATTCAGGAAAGCATGCTGCGCGACGACGCGATCCTGACCCATCCGGTGTTTAACCGCTATCACAGCGAAACCGAGATGATGCGTTACATGCACTCTCTGGAGCGCAAAGATCTGGCGCTGAACCAGGCGATGATCCCGCTCGGCTCCTGCACCATGAAGCTCAACGCTGCCGCGGAAATGATCCCGATTACCTGGCCTGAATTCTCTGAACTTCACCCGTTCTGCCCGGCAGATCAGGCGGAAGGTTACCATCAGATGATCGGTCAGCTCTCCGACTGGCTGGTGAAACTGACCGGTTACGACGCGCTCTGCATGCAGCCGAACTCTGGCGCGCAGGGGGAATATGCGGGCCTGCTGGCGATTCGTCACTATCACGAAAGCCGCAACGAAGGGCATCGCGATATCTGCCTGATCCCAAGCTCTGCCCACGGCACCAACCCGGCGTCTGCGCAGATGGCGGGGATGGAAGTGGTGGTCGTGGCCTGCGATAAGAACGGTAACATTGACCTCGCCGATCTGCGTGCGAAAGCCGAGCAGGCGGGCGAAAAACTCTCCTGCATCATGGTGACCTATCCGTCCACTCACGGCGTCTATGAAGAGACGATCCGCGAAGTGTGCGAAGTGGTGCATCAGTTCGGCGGTCAGGTTTATCTCGACGGCGCGAACATGAACGCCCAGGTGGGCATTACCTCTCCGGGCTTTATCGGCGCGGACGTCTCGCACCTGAACCTTCACAAAACCTTCTGCATTCCGCACGGCGGTGGCGGCCCGGGTATGGGCCCAATCGGTGTGAAAGCGCATCTGGCTCCGTTTGTTCCGGGCCACAGCGTGGTGCAGATCGAAGGCATGCTGACCCGTCAGGGCGCAGTGTCTGCGGCACCGTTCGGCAGCGCCTCTATTCTGCCAATCAGCTGGATGTACATCCGCATGATGGGCGCTGAAGGGCTGAAACAGGCGAGCCAGGTGGCGATCCTCAATGCGAACTACATCGCGACACGCCTCAAAAACGCCTATCCGGTGCTCTACACCGGCCGTGATGGCCGCGTGGCGCACGAATGTATTCTCGATATTCGTCCGCTGAAAGACGAAACCGGCATCAGCGAGCTGGATATCGCCAAACGCCTGATCGACTATGGTTTCCACGCGCCAACCATGTCCTTCCCGGTGGCGGGTACGCTGATGGTGGAGCCGACCGAATCGGAAAGCAAAGTCGAGCTGGACCGCTTTATCGATGCGATGCTGGCGATCCGCGGTGAAATTGACCGCGTTAAACAGGGCGAATGGCCGCTGGAAGATAACCCGCTGGTGAACGCGCCGCACACCCAGAACGAGCTGGTGGCGGAGTGGAATCACGGCTATACCCGCGAGCTGGCGGTCTTCCCGGCTGGTGTGGCGAACAAGTACTGGCCGACCGTGAAGCGTCTCGATGACGTTTACGGCGACCGTAATTTGTTCTGTTCTTGCGTGCCAATGAGCGATTATCAGTAA
- the gcvT gene encoding glycine cleavage system aminomethyltransferase GcvT: protein MAQQTPLYEQHTLCGARMVDFHGWMMPLHYGSQIDEHHAVRTDAGMFDVSHMTIVDLRGSRTREFLRYLLANDVAKLKTPGKALYTGMLNASGGVIDDLIVYYFTEDFFRLVVNSATREKDLSWISEHAAKFAIDITVRDDLSLIAVQGPNAQAKSASLFSDEQRKAVEGMKPFFGVQAGDLFIATTGYTGEAGYEIAMPNEKAADFWRALVEAGVKPAGLGARDTLRLEAGMNLYGQEMDEGISPLAANMGWTIAWEPADRDFIGREALESQREKGTEQLVGLVMKEKGVLRNELPVRFTDASGNLHEGVITSGTFSPTLGYSIALARVPAGIGETAVVQIRNREMPVSVTKPIFVRAGKPVA, encoded by the coding sequence ATGGCTCAACAGACTCCTTTGTACGAACAACACACGTTATGCGGCGCGCGCATGGTCGATTTCCATGGCTGGATGATGCCGTTGCACTACGGCTCGCAGATCGATGAGCACCACGCGGTGCGCACCGATGCCGGGATGTTCGATGTCTCCCACATGACCATCGTCGATTTGCGCGGCAGTCGCACCCGGGAGTTTCTGCGTTATCTGTTGGCGAACGACGTCGCCAAACTCAAAACACCAGGCAAAGCGCTCTATACCGGGATGCTAAACGCCTCCGGCGGCGTGATTGATGACCTGATCGTCTATTACTTCACTGAAGATTTCTTCCGCCTCGTTGTTAACTCCGCCACCCGCGAAAAAGACCTCTCCTGGATTTCCGAACACGCCGCCAAATTCGCCATCGATATCACCGTTCGCGACGATCTTTCCCTGATCGCCGTGCAGGGGCCGAACGCGCAGGCCAAATCCGCTTCCCTGTTCAGCGATGAGCAGCGTAAAGCCGTGGAAGGCATGAAGCCGTTCTTCGGCGTGCAGGCAGGCGATCTGTTTATTGCGACCACCGGTTACACCGGGGAAGCGGGCTACGAAATTGCGATGCCGAACGAGAAAGCGGCCGATTTCTGGCGCGCGCTGGTCGAAGCCGGTGTTAAACCTGCCGGTCTGGGCGCGCGCGATACGCTGCGTCTCGAAGCCGGGATGAACCTCTACGGTCAGGAGATGGACGAAGGGATCTCTCCGCTGGCGGCCAATATGGGCTGGACCATCGCATGGGAACCGGCTGACCGTGATTTCATTGGTCGCGAAGCCCTGGAGTCGCAGCGCGAGAAAGGCACCGAGCAGCTGGTCGGCCTGGTGATGAAAGAGAAAGGGGTGCTGCGTAACGAACTGCCAGTGCGTTTCACCGATGCCAGCGGCAATCTTCACGAAGGCGTTATCACCAGCGGGACCTTCTCACCGACGCTGGGCTACAGCATTGCGCTGGCGCGCGTCCCGGCCGGGATTGGCGAGACTGCCGTGGTGCAGATCCGCAACCGCGAAATGCCGGTCAGCGTGACTAAACCGATTTTTGTTCGCGCCGGTAAGCCGGTCGCCTAA
- the bglA gene encoding 6-phospho-beta-glucosidase BglA, whose amino-acid sequence MKKLTLPKDFLWGGAVAAHQVEGGWNKGGKGPSICDVLTGGAHGVPREITQEVVPGKYYPNHEAIDFHGHYKEDIKLFAEMGFKCFRTSIAWTRIFPKGDETQPNEEGLKFYDDMFDELLKYNIEPVITLSHFEMPLHLVQEYGGWTNRKVVDFFVRFSEVVFERYKSKVKYWMTFNEINNQRNWRAPLFGYCCSGVVYTEHENPEETMYQVLHHQFVASALAVKAARRINPEMKVGCMLAMVALYPFSCKPEDVMFAQESMRERYVFTDVQLRGYYPSYVLNEWERRGFTINMEAGDEQILREGTCDYLGFSYYMTNAVKAEGGTGDAISGFEGSVPNPHVKASDWGWQIDPVGLRYALCELYERYQKPLFIVENGFGAYDKVEEDGSINDDYRIDYLRAHVEEMMKAVTYDGVDLMGYTPWGCIDCVSFTTGQYSKRYGFIYVNKHDDGTGDMSRSRKKSFEWYKEVIASNGENI is encoded by the coding sequence ATGAAAAAACTCACCTTACCGAAAGATTTTTTATGGGGCGGCGCGGTGGCGGCGCACCAGGTTGAAGGCGGCTGGAATAAAGGCGGCAAAGGCCCAAGCATTTGTGACGTCCTGACCGGCGGCGCGCACGGCGTTCCGCGTGAAATCACCCAGGAAGTGGTGCCGGGCAAATACTATCCCAACCACGAAGCCATCGACTTCCACGGCCATTACAAAGAAGACATCAAGCTGTTCGCCGAGATGGGCTTCAAATGTTTCCGCACCTCCATCGCCTGGACGCGCATCTTCCCGAAAGGCGACGAAACTCAGCCGAATGAAGAAGGGCTGAAATTCTACGACGACATGTTCGATGAGCTGCTGAAGTACAACATCGAGCCGGTGATCACCCTCTCCCATTTCGAAATGCCGCTGCACCTGGTGCAGGAGTACGGCGGCTGGACCAACCGTAAAGTGGTGGATTTCTTCGTCCGTTTCTCTGAAGTGGTTTTCGAGCGTTACAAGAGCAAGGTCAAATACTGGATGACCTTCAACGAAATCAACAACCAGCGTAACTGGCGCGCGCCACTGTTCGGGTATTGCTGCTCCGGCGTGGTCTATACCGAGCATGAAAATCCGGAAGAGACCATGTACCAGGTGCTGCATCACCAGTTCGTTGCCAGCGCCCTGGCGGTGAAAGCCGCGCGTCGCATCAACCCGGAAATGAAAGTCGGCTGCATGCTGGCGATGGTCGCGCTCTATCCGTTCTCCTGTAAGCCAGAAGACGTGATGTTTGCCCAGGAATCCATGCGTGAGCGTTATGTCTTTACCGATGTTCAGCTGCGCGGCTACTACCCAAGCTACGTCCTGAACGAGTGGGAACGCCGTGGCTTTACTATCAACATGGAAGCGGGCGACGAGCAGATCCTGCGTGAAGGCACCTGCGATTATCTCGGTTTCAGCTACTACATGACCAACGCCGTCAAAGCTGAAGGCGGCACCGGTGACGCGATTTCTGGCTTTGAAGGCAGCGTGCCGAACCCGCACGTCAAAGCTTCCGACTGGGGCTGGCAGATTGACCCGGTTGGCCTGCGCTATGCCCTGTGCGAACTGTATGAGCGCTATCAGAAGCCGCTGTTTATCGTGGAAAACGGCTTCGGCGCTTACGATAAAGTCGAAGAAGACGGCAGCATTAACGACGACTACCGTATCGATTATCTGCGTGCCCACGTGGAAGAGATGATGAAAGCGGTCACCTATGATGGTGTGGATCTGATGGGATACACCCCGTGGGGCTGCATCGACTGCGTCTCGTTCACCACCGGCCAGTACAGCAAACGCTACGGCTTTATCTATGTGAACAAGCACGACGACGGTACGGGCGATATGTCCCGCTCCCGCAAGAAGAGCTTTGAGTGGTACAAAGAAGTGATCGCCAGCAACGGCGAGAACATTTAA
- the yqfB gene encoding N(4)-acetylcytidine aminohydrolase: protein MQPNDITFFQRFQDDILAGRKTITIRDESEAHFKTGDILRVGRFEDDAYFCTIEVVGTSTVTLDTLTEKHAQQENMTLAALKEVIAEIYPNQSQFYVIDFKCLSSD, encoded by the coding sequence ATGCAGCCTAACGACATCACTTTTTTTCAGCGCTTTCAGGATGACATTCTGGCCGGGCGTAAAACCATTACCATCCGTGATGAATCCGAAGCGCATTTTAAAACCGGCGATATTTTGCGCGTCGGGCGCTTTGAGGACGATGCGTATTTTTGCACCATCGAAGTGGTGGGAACCTCGACGGTGACTCTGGACACCCTGACGGAAAAGCACGCCCAGCAGGAGAATATGACCCTTGCAGCGCTCAAAGAGGTGATTGCGGAGATCTACCCGAATCAGTCGCAATTTTATGTGATTGATTTTAAATGCCTTAGTTCGGACTAA
- a CDS encoding SDR family oxidoreductase, whose protein sequence is MAIALVTGASRGIGKATALQLAREGYTVAVNYHHNIKAATDVINQIAEAGGKAFAVRADISEESQVLAMFDSIDREGESLTALVNNAGILFEQSTIENLSAERINRVLATNVTGYFLCCREAVKRMSFKHNGKGGAIVNVSSAASRLGAPGEYVDYAASKGAVDSLTTGLALEVAACGIRVNGVRPGLIYTDIHASGGEPGRVDRVKSMLPMQRGGQPEEVAQAIVWLLSEKASYVTGSFLELAGGK, encoded by the coding sequence ATGGCAATCGCACTGGTCACCGGCGCCAGCCGGGGCATTGGCAAAGCGACGGCGCTGCAGCTGGCGCGTGAAGGTTATACGGTGGCGGTGAACTATCACCACAACATCAAGGCCGCAACGGATGTGATCAATCAGATCGCCGAGGCGGGCGGCAAAGCCTTCGCCGTGCGCGCCGACATCAGCGAAGAATCTCAGGTGCTGGCGATGTTTGACAGCATCGACCGCGAAGGCGAGTCGCTGACGGCACTGGTTAACAACGCCGGGATTTTGTTTGAACAGAGCACGATTGAGAATCTCTCCGCCGAGCGTATCAACCGCGTGCTGGCCACCAACGTCACAGGCTATTTCCTCTGCTGTCGCGAGGCGGTAAAACGTATGTCCTTCAAACACAACGGCAAGGGCGGGGCGATTGTGAACGTCTCGTCGGCGGCATCACGTCTGGGCGCGCCGGGGGAATACGTTGATTATGCGGCATCGAAAGGGGCGGTGGATTCACTCACGACCGGCCTGGCGCTGGAAGTCGCGGCATGTGGCATTCGGGTCAACGGCGTGCGTCCTGGGCTGATTTACACCGATATCCATGCCTCCGGCGGTGAGCCAGGGCGAGTGGACCGGGTGAAATCGATGTTGCCGATGCAGCGCGGCGGACAGCCGGAAGAGGTCGCGCAGGCGATCGTCTGGTTGCTAAGTGAGAAAGCGTCGTATGTGACGGGCAGTTTTCTTGAATTGGCGGGCGGGAAATAG
- a CDS encoding MurR/RpiR family transcriptional regulator: MFSHSAIASLNNLEMMVYNYVIKNRDKVTYMTIRELADAAGVSTTTVLRFCRKLNCDGYSEFRVRFKLYLEQNEPQQANFGTSEIISFFKSVNNEEFDTLLEQAVDIILSSERIIFVGAGTSGSLAKYGARFFSNIGKFSNHIDDPYFPVTNDMAKNALAIVLSVSGETEEILRFASQFSLHHCKVLSITSHEHSRLAKLADFNLSWHVPQTRIAGVYDITTQIPVIYILESIGRKLAKKLAE, from the coding sequence ATGTTCTCCCATTCCGCCATTGCCAGTCTCAACAATCTCGAGATGATGGTCTACAACTATGTCATTAAAAACCGTGACAAAGTGACCTACATGACTATCCGTGAACTGGCGGATGCGGCGGGCGTGTCCACCACCACGGTGCTGCGCTTTTGCCGTAAGCTTAACTGCGATGGCTATTCCGAATTCCGGGTGCGCTTTAAATTATATCTGGAACAAAACGAACCCCAGCAGGCGAATTTCGGCACCAGTGAAATTATTAGCTTTTTCAAAAGCGTCAACAATGAAGAGTTTGATACGTTATTAGAGCAGGCGGTTGATATTATATTATCGTCTGAGCGTATTATTTTTGTCGGTGCTGGCACTTCCGGATCGCTGGCAAAATATGGTGCGCGATTTTTCTCAAATATCGGGAAATTTAGTAACCATATCGACGACCCTTATTTCCCGGTGACCAACGATATGGCGAAAAATGCACTGGCGATCGTGCTCTCCGTTTCGGGTGAGACGGAAGAGATCCTGCGCTTCGCCAGCCAGTTCAGCCTGCATCACTGCAAGGTGCTCTCTATCACCAGCCACGAGCACTCCCGCCTGGCGAAACTGGCGGACTTTAATCTCTCCTGGCATGTCCCACAAACCCGTATTGCGGGTGTTTACGATATTACGACACAGATTCCGGTTATTTATATTCTCGAATCCATCGGCCGGAAACTGGCGAAGAAACTGGCGGAATAA